In Scophthalmus maximus strain ysfricsl-2021 chromosome 21, ASM2237912v1, whole genome shotgun sequence, one genomic interval encodes:
- the hus1 gene encoding checkpoint protein HUS1 — protein sequence MKFRGKIVDVACLNHFTRVVTTISKLTKTCVLRLTPDNLFFVLSGKVANGGVGMWCELSQANFFDEYQMEGVSPEDNEILLEVTPENLSRALKTVQNAKAVKVKLTKKHCPCLTIAAELPTLSSVSRVVTHDVPVDIVPRRLWHEFKEPIMPDFDVSVYLPPLKTMKSVVDRMKNLSNFLVIEANLNGQMNLKIETDLVSVTTHFKDLGNPPWGDDAASPSRESEAMAEARVDVRRLQQFLVGQQVNPSRAMCNIVHQGVVHLILLHEDVSLQYFIPAVA from the exons GAGTCGTCACCACCATCTCGAAGCTGACGAAGACGTGCGTCCTGCGACTGACCCCCGACAACCTGTTCTTCGTTCTGTCTGGTAAAGTGGCCAATGGCGGCGTCGGCATGTGGTGCGAGCTGTCGCAG GCCAACTTCTTCGACGAGTACCAGATGGAGGGCGTGTCCCCCGAGGACAACGAGATTCTTCTGGAGGTGACTCCGGAGAACCTGTCCAGAGCCCTGAAGACGGTCCAGAACGCCAAGGCCGTCAAGGTCAAGCTGACCAAGAAGCACTGTCCCTGCCTCACCATCGCCGCGGAGCTG CCGACTCTGTCCAGCGTCAGTCGAGTCGTCACGCACGATGTCCCGGTCGACATCGTCCCCCGGAGACTCTGGCACGAATTCAAGGAGCCAATCATGCCGGACTTTGAC GTCAGCGTCTACCTGCCTCCTCTGAAGACCATGAAGAGCGTCGTGGACAGGATGAAGAACCTCTCCAACTTCCTG gtgatCGAGGCCAACCTGAACGGACAGATGAACCTGAAGATCGAGACCGATCTGGTTTCTGTCACCACACACTTCAAAGACCTGGGGAACCCTCCGTGGG GCGACGACGCTGCGTCTCCGAGCCGGGAGTCTGAGGCCATGGCCGAGGCCCGGGTGGACGtgaggaggctgcagcagtTCCTCGTGGGCCAGCAGGTCAACCCGAGCAGGGCCATGTGCA ATATCGTCCACCAGGGCGTCGTGCACCTGATTCTGCTGCATGAGGACGTGTCGCTGCAGTATTTCATCCCCGCGGTGGCGTAA